In a single window of the Nodularia spumigena CCY9414 genome:
- a CDS encoding SAV_2336 N-terminal domain-related protein, giving the protein MSEKFDQLIRVLQKELKLTGTEIAEILWLAQQTSSNFSGQKTQDSSHDPETRVKDITRVKDITEDITEDITNKLSDSTLTNSLVSTAVVTPQTSKTFSGSSLSIKLPDRSSLPYPLKIAKALRPLIQYIAFGKAVLLDENATVELIAELNGVCIPVLKPRLELRFDLTVVIDKSDSMIFWQSITKELEQILKHYGIFRNIQTFGMVENEQGDICLKQETSKKNYSPQKLIDPSGRRLILVVSDCVSQIWRNGKAFDLLKIWGKHNVVAIVQMLPEKMWLRTGLSLGTMVQLDSLIPAVSNRNLFIREILIWDYIDKNSIKVPVFSLTQDSIETWSQMVTGKGNMGAGGFAFSSLQEQEKEIDEQSQLTAEERIYNFRVSSSPAARKLASLLASAPVINLPVVRLIQNLINKNKNSELPQIHVIAEVFLGGILKPTEEITPDTEPDYVQYHFIDEKIRDSLLPDSSRVKSREIIEIISEYFAKQLGKNLKEFYALLKKPDELEKLKTEKNVTDFDVKHFATITTKVLKRLGGDYARFAEEIEQSQNPQRKDTEPSIFQVFAGEYTCSVKWGGETGTWRKESEPEHLLISPQGEVQFRSRFGLAVIQNLTVDEQRLSWNFGDNQTAASITFKVNSEDSYFWEDNQTGKLFQGWLNYPNEGRIDFRGRLVISEPLPGFPPIQELTFEAVTISVEDDDLNYNLQSFDFEVALITVNESNITNPIEVADNLVFSQTEKHLTEVEQLIIQETISNKTYEQIAASSNYSTQELRDVAGKLWKILSTALGAKVNKTNFKNVIQRQANNYRIEILRSRKTANCFIEDVNGVQLEMVSIPEGNFKMGSLEDEPERFSDESPQHPVTVPAFFMGKYTVTQAQWKAVVSLPQVNRELKPDPSRFKGANRPVERVSWYDAVEFCQRLTAHTKREYRLPSEAEWEYACRAGTTTPFHFGETITSELANYDANSIYGRGVKGTYREQTTPVGSFNAANNFGLYDMHGNVWEWCLDDWHDNYEGAPIDGIAWFNDNDNLSQKQGRAVLRGGSWVDLPRDCRSASRDDYPRAERDFGNDLGFRVVCAVGRILQ; this is encoded by the coding sequence ATGAGTGAGAAATTTGACCAGTTAATTAGAGTATTACAAAAAGAATTAAAGCTAACTGGTACAGAAATTGCAGAAATTCTCTGGTTAGCACAACAAACTTCTTCTAATTTTTCTGGACAAAAAACACAAGATTCATCTCATGACCCAGAAACAAGAGTTAAAGATATAACAAGAGTTAAAGATATAACAGAAGATATAACAGAAGATATAACTAATAAACTATCTGATAGTACACTAACTAATTCATTAGTATCAACTGCTGTAGTTACTCCTCAAACCTCAAAGACATTTTCTGGTAGCAGTTTATCGATAAAGCTTCCTGACCGTTCCTCTCTTCCTTATCCCCTAAAAATTGCCAAAGCATTACGTCCTTTAATTCAATATATTGCCTTTGGTAAAGCAGTTTTGTTAGATGAAAATGCCACAGTTGAACTGATTGCTGAATTAAATGGAGTCTGTATTCCTGTTCTGAAACCGCGACTAGAATTAAGATTTGATTTAACAGTAGTAATCGATAAAAGTGATTCTATGATTTTTTGGCAAAGCATAACCAAAGAATTAGAACAAATTTTAAAACATTATGGTATTTTTCGCAATATTCAAACTTTTGGTATGGTGGAAAATGAGCAAGGAGATATTTGTTTAAAACAAGAAACAAGTAAAAAAAATTATTCCCCCCAGAAATTGATTGATCCTAGTGGTCGTCGTTTAATTTTAGTAGTTAGTGATTGTGTTAGTCAAATTTGGCGCAATGGCAAAGCTTTTGATTTATTAAAAATTTGGGGTAAACATAATGTTGTAGCTATTGTGCAAATGTTACCGGAAAAAATGTGGTTACGAACTGGCTTGAGTTTAGGCACAATGGTACAGTTGGATAGTTTAATTCCCGCAGTATCAAATCGTAACTTATTCATTAGAGAAATTTTAATTTGGGATTATATTGATAAAAATTCTATCAAAGTTCCCGTTTTTAGCCTGACACAAGATTCTATAGAAACTTGGAGTCAAATGGTAACAGGAAAAGGAAATATGGGTGCAGGTGGCTTCGCATTTTCTTCTCTTCAAGAGCAAGAAAAAGAAATTGATGAGCAATCACAATTAACTGCTGAAGAAAGAATATATAATTTTCGTGTGAGTTCCTCCCCAGCAGCCAGAAAATTAGCCAGTTTATTAGCGTCTGCGCCTGTAATTAATTTGCCTGTAGTGCGTTTAATCCAAAATTTAATTAATAAAAATAAAAATTCAGAACTTCCACAAATTCATGTCATAGCTGAAGTATTTTTAGGTGGTATTTTAAAACCTACTGAAGAAATTACACCAGATACTGAACCAGATTATGTTCAATATCATTTTATTGATGAAAAAATTAGGGACAGTTTACTTCCAGACAGTTCCAGAGTCAAGTCACGGGAAATAATTGAAATTATTTCTGAATATTTTGCTAAACAACTGGGAAAAAATCTTAAAGAATTTTATGCGTTGTTGAAAAAGCCAGATGAGTTAGAAAAATTAAAAACCGAGAAGAATGTTACAGATTTTGATGTCAAACATTTTGCCACTATCACTACCAAAGTTTTAAAACGTTTAGGAGGAGATTATGCTCGATTTGCTGAAGAAATTGAACAATCTCAAAATCCACAACGAAAAGATACCGAACCTAGCATTTTTCAAGTATTTGCTGGAGAATACACTTGTTCAGTTAAATGGGGTGGAGAAACAGGTACTTGGCGTAAAGAATCAGAACCAGAACATTTATTGATTTCTCCACAAGGTGAAGTGCAGTTTCGTTCTCGTTTTGGTTTGGCGGTAATTCAAAATTTAACGGTAGATGAGCAAAGGTTATCTTGGAATTTTGGTGATAATCAAACTGCTGCTAGTATCACCTTTAAAGTAAATAGCGAAGATAGCTACTTTTGGGAAGATAATCAGACAGGAAAGTTATTTCAAGGATGGTTGAATTATCCCAATGAAGGCAGAATAGATTTTCGAGGTAGGTTGGTAATTAGTGAACCCTTGCCCGGTTTCCCTCCAATTCAAGAGTTAACCTTTGAAGCCGTAACCATTTCTGTTGAGGATGATGATCTAAATTACAACTTGCAATCTTTTGATTTTGAAGTTGCGCTCATCACAGTAAACGAATCTAATATAACTAATCCTATAGAAGTTGCTGATAATTTAGTATTTTCTCAAACAGAAAAACACTTGACTGAAGTAGAACAGCTAATTATACAAGAAACGATATCAAATAAAACTTATGAGCAAATCGCAGCATCATCAAATTACTCTACACAAGAACTAAGGGATGTTGCAGGTAAATTATGGAAAATTTTATCAACAGCTTTGGGTGCAAAAGTTAATAAAACCAATTTCAAGAATGTTATTCAACGGCAAGCAAATAATTATCGCATAGAGATTCTTCGTAGTCGTAAAACAGCCAATTGTTTTATTGAAGATGTAAATGGTGTTCAACTAGAAATGGTGTCTATCCCTGAAGGCAATTTTAAGATGGGGTCGCTAGAAGATGAACCGGAGCGTTTCAGTGATGAAAGTCCTCAACACCCAGTAACTGTTCCAGCCTTCTTTATGGGCAAATACACAGTAACACAAGCACAGTGGAAAGCTGTGGTATCTCTGCCGCAAGTTAACCGAGAACTAAAGCCTGACCCATCACGATTTAAGGGCGCAAATAGACCTGTAGAACGAGTCTCTTGGTATGATGCAGTTGAGTTTTGTCAGCGTCTGACTGCTCATACAAAAAGGGAGTACCGCCTACCTAGTGAAGCAGAATGGGAATATGCCTGTCGTGCTGGAACTACTACCCCATTCCATTTTGGTGAGACAATTACATCAGAATTGGCTAACTATGATGCTAACTCCATTTATGGCAGGGGTGTAAAAGGAACCTATAGAGAGCAAACTACACCTGTGGGCAGCTTTAACGCAGCTAACAACTTTGGACTATACGATATGCACGGAAATGTATGGGAATGGTGTCTTGACGATTGGCATGATAATTATGAAGGAGCGCCAATAGATGGTATTGCTTGGTTTAATGATAATGATAATCTTTCTCAGAAGCAAGGAAGAGCCGTACTGCGGGGCGGTTCCTGGGTCGACCTTCCTAGGGACTGCCGTTCTGCGTCTCGCGACGATTATCCTAGGGCGGAGCGCGACTTCGGCAACGATCTTGGTTTTCGTGTTGTGTGTGCTGTCGGGAGGATTCTTCAGTAG
- a CDS encoding hydantoinase B/oxoprolinase family protein produces MYTKNKPDPVRLEIFKNLYQFIAEQMGIILQNTAASVNIKERLDFSCAIFDTSGLLVANAPHIPVHLGSMSESVRSLINDQGDTIQPGNVYLSNNPYNGGTHLPDVTAITPVFLEDNTSSPTPHSPLPTPLFYVASRGHQADIGGITPGSMPPHSTTVEEEGILFDNFLLVKQGKFQEIQVREILSNHPYPARNPDQNLADFKAQIAANTRGVQELRKMVSQYGIETVQAYMKFVQDNAEEAVRRAINLLKNGSFSYAMDNGAEIKVKVTIDKKNRSAIIDFTGTSPQINSNFNAPKAVTQAAVLYVFRTLVDDNIPLNAGCLNPLEIIVPIGCMLNPTYPAAVVAGNVETSQTIVDALYGALGVMAASQGTMNNFTFGNQRYQYYETICGGSGAGVNFDGTDAVHTHMTNSRLTDPEVLETRYPVLVESFSLRPDSGGKGQHSGGNGVIRRIRFLEPMTANILSSHRLVPPFALNGGEPGKIGHNWIERQDGTQENLNSTATVEMQPGDVFVIETPGGGGFGTVS; encoded by the coding sequence ATGTACACAAAAAATAAACCCGATCCAGTCCGCCTAGAAATATTCAAAAACCTCTATCAATTTATCGCCGAACAAATGGGGATTATTCTCCAGAACACAGCAGCATCAGTAAACATCAAAGAACGCCTCGATTTCTCCTGCGCTATTTTTGACACTTCGGGATTATTAGTTGCCAACGCTCCCCATATTCCCGTACATTTAGGCTCAATGAGTGAAAGTGTCCGCAGCTTAATTAACGATCAAGGCGACACCATTCAACCAGGAAACGTTTATCTATCCAATAATCCCTATAACGGAGGTACTCACCTCCCCGATGTTACAGCTATTACCCCCGTTTTCCTCGAAGATAATACTTCATCCCCTACTCCCCACTCCCCACTCCCCACTCCCCTCTTTTACGTGGCTTCTCGTGGACACCAAGCCGATATCGGTGGTATTACACCCGGTTCCATGCCTCCTCACAGTACCACAGTAGAAGAAGAAGGAATTTTATTTGATAATTTTCTCTTAGTTAAACAAGGAAAATTTCAAGAAATTCAAGTACGAGAAATACTCTCAAATCATCCCTATCCGGCGCGTAACCCTGACCAAAACCTGGCTGATTTCAAAGCTCAAATTGCTGCCAATACTAGAGGAGTACAAGAACTCCGAAAAATGGTCAGTCAATACGGCATTGAGACAGTTCAAGCTTATATGAAATTTGTCCAAGACAATGCCGAAGAAGCAGTAAGAAGAGCCATAAATCTCCTCAAAAATGGCTCTTTTAGTTATGCAATGGATAATGGGGCAGAAATTAAAGTTAAAGTCACAATTGATAAAAAAAACCGCAGTGCAATCATTGATTTTACTGGCACATCTCCACAAATAAATAGTAACTTTAATGCTCCCAAAGCTGTCACTCAAGCCGCAGTTTTATATGTCTTCCGCACCTTAGTTGATGATAATATTCCCCTCAATGCTGGCTGTCTTAACCCTCTAGAAATTATTGTTCCCATTGGCTGTATGCTTAACCCGACTTATCCCGCCGCAGTGGTAGCAGGTAACGTGGAAACCTCCCAAACCATCGTTGATGCTTTATATGGTGCGTTGGGTGTGATGGCTGCTTCCCAGGGAACTATGAATAATTTTACCTTTGGAAATCAGCGTTATCAATATTATGAAACCATCTGCGGTGGTTCTGGCGCAGGAGTTAACTTTGATGGTACTGATGCAGTGCATACCCACATGACCAACTCCCGATTAACTGACCCCGAAGTTTTAGAAACCCGTTATCCTGTATTAGTAGAAAGCTTTAGTCTGCGTCCTGATAGCGGCGGTAAAGGTCAACATTCCGGTGGTAATGGAGTAATTCGCCGCATCCGGTTTTTAGAACCCATGACAGCAAATATTCTCTCTAGCCATCGCTTAGTTCCGCCCTTTGCATTAAATGGAGGGGAACCAGGAAAAATAGGACACAACTGGATAGAACGTCAAGATGGAACCCAAGAAAATTTAAACAGTACCGCCACAGTAGAAATGCAGCCAGGGGATGTTTTTGTGATTGAAACCCCTGGTGGCGGCGGATTTGGTACAGTTTCCTGA
- the avd gene encoding diversity-generating retroelement protein Avd: MKELSVIQKTYDCIKWYAPIIERLPKIHKFTLGDRMINQFYELFEGLIKAKYAKNKLSQLEALNTQLDILRYQTRMLLDFNKMSVERYEYAIKLLDEIGFELGGWIKNQKGREK; encoded by the coding sequence ATGAAAGAATTATCTGTCATCCAAAAAACTTATGATTGTATAAAATGGTACGCACCAATTATTGAAAGATTGCCTAAAATTCATAAATTCACATTAGGCGATAGAATGATCAATCAATTTTATGAATTATTTGAGGGGTTAATTAAAGCCAAATATGCCAAAAATAAATTGTCTCAACTCGAAGCGCTCAATACTCAACTAGATATTTTACGTTATCAAACACGAATGCTGCTCGACTTTAACAAAATGTCAGTTGAGCGATATGAATATGCTATAAAATTATTAGACGAAATCGGTTTTGAACTAGGCGGATGGATTAAAAACCAAAAAGGCAGGGAAAAATAA
- a CDS encoding RNA-directed DNA polymerase: MKRYGNLYPEIIKFENILLASRQAQKGKRFRDNVLEFNYNLETELIRLQKELTDKTYQPGAYRTFHLIDPKSRLISAAPYRDRVVHHALCNIIVPIFEKTFIGDSYANRLGFGTHRALRKFTHFARNSRYVLQCDIRKYFPSIDHIVLKELIRRKIKCPDTLWLIDTIIDNSNEQETVIDYFPGDDLLSPVIQRKGLPIGNLTSQFFSNIYLNGFDHFVKEQLKISKYVRYVDDFALFSDERQLLADARLAIEEYLTTLRLKIHPIKSQLFETQIGATFLGFRVFADRIRVRNSNLHHARRRLKGLQTDYTQGRIEQEKVNQSIQSWFAHLEHGDTWQLRQQIFTSLAWSRK; encoded by the coding sequence ATGAAACGGTACGGCAACCTTTATCCAGAAATTATCAAATTTGAAAACATCCTTTTAGCATCACGTCAAGCACAAAAAGGCAAGAGATTTCGAGATAATGTTTTAGAATTTAATTATAATTTAGAAACAGAATTAATTAGATTACAGAAGGAATTAACAGATAAAACTTATCAGCCAGGAGCATATCGAACTTTTCACCTTATAGATCCCAAAAGTCGCCTCATTTCAGCCGCACCTTATCGGGATAGAGTTGTTCACCACGCACTCTGTAATATAATCGTCCCAATTTTTGAGAAAACTTTCATAGGTGATTCTTATGCTAACAGACTTGGTTTTGGCACGCATCGAGCGTTAAGAAAATTTACCCATTTTGCTAGAAATAGCCGCTATGTGCTTCAGTGCGATATCAGAAAGTATTTTCCCAGCATTGACCATATTGTTCTCAAAGAATTAATCCGCCGCAAAATTAAATGCCCCGATACATTGTGGCTAATTGATACTATTATCGACAATAGCAACGAACAAGAAACGGTAATTGATTATTTTCCTGGAGATGATTTACTTTCTCCTGTAATTCAAAGAAAAGGTTTACCAATTGGGAATTTAACAAGTCAATTTTTTAGCAATATTTATTTAAATGGCTTTGACCATTTTGTAAAAGAACAGCTAAAGATATCCAAATATGTCCGCTACGTCGATGACTTTGCCTTATTTAGTGATGAAAGACAATTGTTAGCTGATGCCAGATTAGCTATCGAAGAATATTTAACTACATTAAGGCTGAAAATTCATCCAATTAAAAGCCAATTATTTGAAACGCAAATTGGGGCAACTTTTTTGGGCTTTAGAGTATTTGCTGACAGAATTAGGGTACGAAATAGCAATTTACATCACGCTAGACGAAGACTCAAGGGATTGCAAACAGATTATACTCAAGGTAGAATTGAGCAAGAAAAAGTAAATCAATCAATTCAAAGTTGGTTTGCTCATTTAGAACATGGCGATACTTGGCAATTACGCCAACAGATATTTACTTCCCTCGCTTGGTCGAGGAAGTAG
- a CDS encoding HdeD family acid-resistance protein has translation MTNLDPMRMGTRLARNWWTVALRGAIAIIFGLAALFWPDITLTALIFIFAAFVLVSGVLLAIAAFRDGLTHTHGWLMLLEGAIGIAVGIMAFIWPGITALVLLYLIAAWAIVTGVLEIIAAIQVRKEIQNEWLLAIAGIASVLFGVLLLVWPLAGALAILWIIGAYAIIFGILLLILAFRLRSWGTERRIF, from the coding sequence ATGACAAATCTTGACCCCATGAGAATGGGAACGCGCTTGGCCAGGAATTGGTGGACAGTTGCATTACGAGGTGCGATCGCCATCATCTTTGGTTTAGCAGCCCTCTTTTGGCCAGATATTACCCTAACAGCTTTGATATTTATCTTTGCTGCCTTTGTCTTAGTCAGTGGAGTATTATTAGCGATCGCAGCCTTCCGAGATGGTCTAACTCATACCCACGGTTGGCTAATGTTGCTCGAAGGTGCAATTGGTATTGCTGTGGGCATCATGGCTTTTATCTGGCCAGGGATTACAGCATTAGTCTTGCTTTATCTGATTGCAGCTTGGGCGATCGTCACTGGCGTTTTAGAAATCATCGCAGCCATTCAGGTACGAAAAGAAATTCAGAATGAGTGGCTACTAGCCATAGCCGGGATCGCGTCGGTATTGTTCGGCGTTTTGTTGCTCGTCTGGCCTCTTGCTGGAGCATTAGCAATCCTGTGGATTATTGGTGCTTACGCCATTATTTTCGGTATCTTACTCCTGATTCTGGCTTTTCGCCTCCGTAGTTGGGGAACTGAACGCAGAATTTTTTAA
- a CDS encoding AAA family ATPase, with product MAKSKTKNDSANHKDWYLFYGDGKTHVKKIDELPPSPPWRKFLDIKKDPKQFAEITQQWDAIQALAKSDENKRGREKGEKFRVSSQATKADDDEQTNNTNITVLDAVNAALYLRRPLLVTGNPGSGKTSLAYAIAHELQLGSVLTWAITSRSTLQDGLYDYDAIARLQDYQLNKDNPEQKQSFDIGQYITLGPVGTAFLPSLHPRVLLIDEIDKSDINLPNDLLHLFEEGKFSIHELVRWADTSKNQESKTVKVRTEDSNIKAAIKAGRVHCSEFPIIIMTSNGERDFPPAFVRRCLRVKMPDPDQQSLTNIIKSHFTDSSFTQTEQKTIELIHTFLGKEEQERATDQLLNAVYMRNNLSSEAFTPDLQDLLFKSLSATDEH from the coding sequence ATGGCTAAAAGTAAAACAAAAAATGATTCAGCAAACCACAAAGATTGGTATTTATTTTATGGCGATGGCAAAACCCATGTTAAAAAGATTGATGAACTTCCACCATCACCGCCTTGGCGAAAATTTTTAGATATTAAAAAAGACCCAAAACAATTCGCAGAAATTACACAACAATGGGATGCAATTCAAGCATTAGCAAAATCTGATGAAAATAAACGAGGTCGAGAAAAGGGTGAAAAATTTCGTGTTTCTAGTCAAGCAACAAAAGCAGATGATGACGAGCAAACAAATAATACTAACATAACAGTATTAGATGCGGTAAATGCGGCGCTATATTTGCGACGACCTCTTTTGGTTACAGGAAATCCCGGATCTGGAAAAACATCTTTAGCTTATGCGATCGCGCATGAATTACAATTAGGTTCTGTATTAACTTGGGCAATTACTTCTCGTTCTACACTACAGGATGGATTGTATGATTATGATGCGATCGCACGACTCCAAGATTATCAGCTAAATAAAGATAACCCAGAACAAAAACAATCTTTTGATATTGGACAATATATCACATTGGGGCCAGTTGGTACAGCGTTTTTGCCATCTCTTCATCCTAGAGTATTATTAATTGATGAAATTGATAAAAGTGATATCAATTTACCTAACGATTTATTACATCTATTTGAAGAAGGTAAATTTTCTATACATGAATTAGTTCGTTGGGCAGATACTTCTAAAAATCAAGAATCTAAAACTGTAAAAGTTCGTACAGAGGATTCAAATATTAAAGCTGCAATTAAAGCAGGTAGAGTACATTGTTCAGAATTTCCCATTATTATTATGACCAGTAATGGTGAACGAGATTTTCCTCCTGCATTTGTACGTCGGTGTCTGCGGGTAAAAATGCCAGATCCTGATCAACAATCTTTAACAAACATCATTAAATCTCATTTTACTGATAGTAGTTTTACTCAGACTGAACAAAAAACTATTGAACTCATACACACTTTTTTAGGGAAAGAAGAACAAGAACGAGCAACGGATCAGTTATTAAATGCCGTTTATATGAGAAATAATCTTAGTTCGGAAGCTTTTACCCCGGACTTACAAGATTTATTGTTTAAAAGTTTATCTGCAACTGATGAACATTAA
- a CDS encoding bifunctional 4-hydroxy-2-oxoglutarate aldolase/2-dehydro-3-deoxy-phosphogluconate aldolase, whose translation MSDQVWLSNLQKHRAIAVIRASDMRLAQNMAMAAADGGMRLIEITWNSDRPGELISLLRAELPNCLIGTGTLFNVGQLQEAIASGAQFLFSPHVDSAMIQAAVKQDVPIIPGAMTPTEIVNAWNQGASCVKVFPVQAVGGVNYIKSLQGPLGEIPLIPTGGVTLENAPEFIQAGAIAVGLSGQLFPERLVREGNWQAIASHANQLMQSVTT comes from the coding sequence ATGTCTGATCAAGTTTGGTTATCAAATCTGCAAAAACACCGTGCGATCGCAGTTATTCGCGCTTCAGATATGCGGTTAGCTCAAAATATGGCTATGGCTGCGGCTGATGGAGGAATGCGGCTGATTGAAATTACCTGGAATAGCGATCGCCCTGGGGAATTAATTAGTCTATTACGGGCGGAGTTACCAAATTGTCTTATTGGCACGGGGACGCTGTTTAATGTCGGACAATTGCAAGAGGCGATCGCATCTGGGGCGCAATTTCTCTTCTCACCCCACGTTGATTCTGCCATGATTCAAGCCGCAGTCAAACAAGATGTGCCAATTATTCCCGGTGCTATGACTCCCACAGAAATTGTGAATGCTTGGAATCAGGGTGCAAGCTGTGTGAAGGTGTTTCCTGTGCAAGCTGTGGGAGGAGTTAATTATATTAAAAGTTTACAAGGGCCACTGGGTGAAATCCCCTTAATTCCCACTGGGGGAGTGACTTTAGAAAATGCTCCAGAATTTATCCAAGCTGGTGCGATCGCTGTGGGTTTGAGTGGTCAATTATTTCCTGAAAGGCTTGTTAGAGAAGGAAATTGGCAGGCGATCGCATCCCACGCTAATCAACTCATGCAGAGCGTTACAACATAG
- a CDS encoding erythromycin esterase family protein, with protein sequence MVDATITSIVDAVRGYAHRLTGADQDYDPLMNLIGNARFVLIGEASHGTHEFYEQRAEITKRLIQEKGFTAVAVEADWPDAYRVNRYVQGVDDDPTPAEALLSFQRFPLWMWRNTDVLNFVGWLREYNDRLPRKAIKTGFYGLDLYSMYASIEAVLGYLNQVDPEAAQRARDRYSCLEHFGEDAQQYGYATSFGIAKSCEEQVINQLQELQRRTAEYIQKDGRVKTDEFFYAEQNARLVKNAEHYYRSMFQGRVSSWNIRDRHMAETLDQLMEHLDQQHPQAKVVVWEHNSHLGDARATDMGSMGEVNVGQLVKERYGDEAVNIGFTTYTGTVTAVSNWGEAAQLKQVRSALPGSYEALFHETEIPQFYLNLRDENQAIVGLRQPRLERAIGVIYQPETERVSHYFHACLPEQFDAVISIDDTKGVQPLDRVPTWEMRDAPETFPFGV encoded by the coding sequence ATGGTAGACGCAACTATCACCAGCATAGTCGATGCGGTGCGTGGGTATGCCCACCGATTAACAGGCGCAGATCAAGACTACGACCCATTAATGAATTTAATCGGCAATGCGCGTTTTGTCTTGATTGGCGAAGCTTCCCACGGGACTCATGAATTTTACGAACAACGGGCGGAAATTACCAAGCGACTAATTCAAGAAAAGGGGTTTACAGCCGTAGCGGTGGAAGCGGATTGGCCTGATGCTTACCGAGTCAATCGTTACGTGCAGGGTGTCGATGATGACCCCACACCAGCCGAAGCACTCTTAAGTTTTCAACGCTTCCCTTTATGGATGTGGCGAAATACAGATGTGCTAAATTTTGTCGGCTGGTTACGAGAATACAATGATCGTTTACCCAGAAAGGCCATTAAAACGGGTTTTTATGGGTTAGACCTTTATAGTATGTATGCTTCCATAGAAGCAGTTCTCGGCTACCTGAATCAAGTTGACCCCGAAGCCGCACAACGCGCGCGCGATCGCTATTCATGTTTAGAGCATTTTGGCGAAGATGCTCAACAATATGGGTATGCTACCAGTTTTGGCATTGCTAAATCTTGTGAGGAACAAGTAATTAATCAGCTGCAAGAATTGCAACGTCGGACTGCGGAATATATCCAAAAAGATGGGCGCGTTAAAACTGATGAGTTCTTTTATGCCGAACAAAATGCGCGACTAGTCAAAAATGCCGAGCATTACTACCGCTCAATGTTTCAAGGGCGAGTGTCTTCTTGGAATATACGCGATCGCCACATGGCGGAAACCTTAGACCAGCTGATGGAACATTTGGATCAACAACATCCCCAAGCCAAAGTTGTGGTTTGGGAACACAACTCCCATTTAGGTGACGCACGCGCCACTGATATGGGGTCAATGGGTGAGGTGAATGTTGGTCAATTGGTCAAAGAACGCTATGGCGATGAGGCTGTAAATATCGGCTTTACCACCTATACGGGTACTGTCACCGCAGTTTCTAACTGGGGAGAAGCGGCTCAACTCAAACAGGTTCGCTCTGCCTTACCTGGAAGTTATGAAGCCCTATTCCATGAAACTGAAATACCCCAATTTTACCTCAACCTCCGGGATGAGAATCAAGCAATTGTGGGTCTACGACAACCCCGGCTAGAAAGAGCGATCGGTGTGATTTACCAACCGGAAACTGAGCGTGTGAGTCACTACTTCCATGCTTGTCTCCCCGAACAATTTGATGCGGTGATTTCTATTGATGATACCAAGGGAGTCCAACCTCTAGACCGTGTTCCCACCTGGGAAATGCGGGACGCACCAGAGACTTTTCCCTTTGGTGTTTAG
- a CDS encoding Hsp20/alpha crystallin family protein gives MVLSRWEPFREIETMQRQMSRLLDQIAPSTDTGEIISDRLTFIPPAELEETSDDIKLWMEIPGIDPQNLDVKVAADTVSVTGERKSEIKDEERRGMRRSEFRYGRFQRVIPLPSRIQNDKVNADFKNGVLCLTMPKAEEEKTRVVTVQLPGQSQQGQISGGQKQK, from the coding sequence ATGGTATTAAGTCGCTGGGAACCTTTTAGAGAAATAGAAACCATGCAACGGCAGATGAGTCGTCTACTAGATCAAATAGCACCCTCAACTGATACAGGCGAAATCATCAGCGATAGACTCACATTTATACCTCCCGCAGAACTGGAAGAAACCTCTGATGATATCAAACTGTGGATGGAAATTCCTGGTATTGACCCTCAAAACTTAGATGTCAAAGTTGCCGCAGATACAGTTTCCGTCACTGGTGAACGTAAATCTGAAATCAAAGACGAAGAAAGAAGAGGTATGCGGCGTTCAGAATTTCGTTATGGCAGATTTCAAAGAGTAATACCTCTACCATCTCGAATCCAAAACGATAAAGTAAACGCTGACTTTAAGAATGGTGTTTTGTGTCTCACCATGCCAAAAGCCGAAGAAGAAAAAACCAGAGTTGTGACAGTTCAATTACCAGGACAAAGCCAACAAGGGCAAATTTCCGGAGGTCAAAAACAGAAATAA